One genomic window of Meles meles chromosome 3, mMelMel3.1 paternal haplotype, whole genome shotgun sequence includes the following:
- the STARD4 gene encoding stAR-related lipid transfer protein 4 isoform X1, giving the protein MEGLPDAAAFATRLKNTLIQYHSIEEDKWRVAKKTKDVTIWRKPSEEFNGYLFKAQGVIDDSVNSVIDHIRPGPCRLDWDSLMTSMDILEHFEENCCVMRYTTAGQLWNIISPREFVDFSYTVGYEEGLLSCGLSVDWNEKRPEFIRGYNHPCGWFCVPLKDSPHQSLLTGYIQTDLRGMIPQSAAVICMVFDTAVCLSMESLTDVPEEVVYFFDLNS; this is encoded by the exons atggaaggccTGCCTGATGCTGCTGCTTTTGCAACTAGACTTAAGAACACTCTCATACAGTATCATAGCATTGAAGAGGATAAGTGGCGAGTTGCCAAGAAAACG aaagatGTAACAATTTGGAGAAAACCTTCAGAAGAATTTAATGGATACCT tttcaaagcccAAGGTGTTATAGATGACAGTGTCAATAGTGTCATAGACCATATACGCCCAGGTCCCTGTCGGTTGGATTGGGATAGCTTAATGACTTCAATGGATATTTTGGAACACTTTGAGGAG AATTGCTGTGTGATGCGTTACACTACCGCTGGTCAGCTTTGGAATAtaatttccccaagagagtttgttgATTTCTCCTACACTGTAGGCTATGAAGAAGGGCTTTTGTCCTGTG GGCTAAGTGTTGACTGGAATGAAAAGAGACCAGAATTTATCCGCGGCTATAACCATCCCTGTGGTTGGTTTTGTGTTCCGCTTAAAGACAGTCCACACCAGAGTCTTTTGACAGGCTACATTCAGACGGATCTGCGCGGGATGATTCCTCAGTCTGCG gCGGTGATTTGCATGGTGTTTGATACAGCAGTGTGTCTAAGCATGGAGAGTCTGACAGACGTCCCTGAGGAGGTAGTATACTTCTTTGACCTGAACTCTTAA
- the STARD4 gene encoding stAR-related lipid transfer protein 4 isoform X2, translated as MEGLPDAAAFATRLKNTLIQYHSIEEDKWRVAKKTKDVTIWRKPSEEFNGYLFKAQGVIDDSVNSVIDHIRPGPCRLDWDSLMTSMDILEHFEENCCVMRYTTAGQLWNIISPREFVDFSYTVGYEEGLLSCGLSVDWNEKRPEFIRGYNHPCGWFCVPLKDSPHQSLLTGYIQTDLRGMIPQSAVDTAMASTLINFYGDLQKALQKA; from the exons atggaaggccTGCCTGATGCTGCTGCTTTTGCAACTAGACTTAAGAACACTCTCATACAGTATCATAGCATTGAAGAGGATAAGTGGCGAGTTGCCAAGAAAACG aaagatGTAACAATTTGGAGAAAACCTTCAGAAGAATTTAATGGATACCT tttcaaagcccAAGGTGTTATAGATGACAGTGTCAATAGTGTCATAGACCATATACGCCCAGGTCCCTGTCGGTTGGATTGGGATAGCTTAATGACTTCAATGGATATTTTGGAACACTTTGAGGAG AATTGCTGTGTGATGCGTTACACTACCGCTGGTCAGCTTTGGAATAtaatttccccaagagagtttgttgATTTCTCCTACACTGTAGGCTATGAAGAAGGGCTTTTGTCCTGTG GGCTAAGTGTTGACTGGAATGAAAAGAGACCAGAATTTATCCGCGGCTATAACCATCCCTGTGGTTGGTTTTGTGTTCCGCTTAAAGACAGTCCACACCAGAGTCTTTTGACAGGCTACATTCAGACGGATCTGCGCGGGATGATTCCTCAGTCTGCGGTAGATACGGCCATGGCCAGCACTTTAATCAACTTCTACGGTGATTTACAAAAAGCCCTACAAAAGGCATAA